One window from the genome of Candoia aspera isolate rCanAsp1 chromosome 15, rCanAsp1.hap2, whole genome shotgun sequence encodes:
- the TBX3 gene encoding LOW QUALITY PROTEIN: T-box transcription factor TBX3 (The sequence of the model RefSeq protein was modified relative to this genomic sequence to represent the inferred CDS: inserted 1 base in 1 codon), with translation MNFPMREPVIPGTSMAYHPFLPHRVPDFTMSAVLGHQPHFFPALALPPNGAAALSLPGALAKPIMDQLVGATDSGLPFSSLGHQAAAHLRPLKTLEPEEEVEDDPKVHLEAKELWEQFHKRGTEMVITKSGRRMFPPFKVRCTGLDKKAKYILLMDIVAADDCRYKFHNSRWMVAGKADPEMPKRMYIHPDSPATGEQWMSKVVTFHKLKLTNNISDKHGFTILNSMHKYQPRFHIVRANDILKLPYSTFRTYXFPETEFIAVTAYQNDKITQLKIDNNPFAKGFRDTGNGRREKRKQLTLQSMRVYDDRQKKETSDESSSEQTAFKCFAQSISPAVSAVGTSNLKDLCPSDGESDSESKEDPMEANEVGKITTTTATIAPNSSSSFGGGDGADSREGGKNSPSKAPLFPPDSASSQSSRESISKVPPDSQHSPATISSSTLNLGGGEELKSPPREESRGLNKEPFTPLTVQTDSPGHLAQGHLSNLTFPHGLANQQFFNPLSNGHPFLLHPGQFAMGGAFSGMAGMGPLLATVSGASAGVTGLDNTAMATAAAQGLTGVSAAAAAAALPFHLQQHVLASQSLAMSPFGSLFPYPYTYMAAAAAASTASSNPMHRHPFLSAVRPRLRYSPYPLSVPLPDSSGGGGSLLTTALPSMTGGAEGKAGALAPSPGAGPLDSSGSELNSRSSTLSFGSDKEATSELQNIQRLVSGLETKPDRAGSGSP, from the exons ATGAATTTCCCCATGAGAGAGCCCGTGATCCCTGGGACCAGCATGGCGTACCACCCCTTCCTACCTCACCGGGTGCCGGACTTCACCATGAGCGCCGTCCTGGGACACCAGCCTCACTTTTTCCCCGCCCTGGCCTTACCGCCCAACGGGGCCGCCGCGCTCTCCCTGCCCGGAGCCTTGGCCAAGCCGATCATGGATCAGCTGGTGGGGGCAACGGATTCTGGCCTCCCCTTTTCCTCTCTGGGACACCAAGCTGCGGCTCATCTGCGGCCTTTGAAAACGCTCGAGCCGGAAGAAGAGGTAGAGGACGACCCCAAAGTCCATCTGGAAGCGAAGGAACTCTGGGAACAGTTTCATAAACGGGGGACAGAGATGGTGATCACCAAGTCGGGAAG GAGAATGTTTCCACCTTTTAAAGTGAGGTGTACGGGTCTGGATAAAAAggctaaatatattttattgatggACATTGTGGCGGCAGATGATTGTAGATATAAATTTCACAATTCGCGATGGATGGTGGCTGGCAAAGCTGATCCTGAAATGCCCAAAAGAATGTATATCCATCCAGATAGCCCAGCAACAGGCGAACAGTGGATGTCAAAAGTCGTCACTTTCCACAAATTGAAACTGACTAATAATATATCGGACAAACACGGATTT ACCATCTTAAACTCTATGCACAAATACCAGCCTCGGTTCCACATAGTCCGAGCCAATGACATCCTGAAACTGCCCTACAGCACATTCCGCACTT GTTTCCCGGAAACAGAATTTATTGCCGTAACAGCCTATCAGAATGATAAG atcaCCCAGTTAAAAATTGACAACAACCCTTTTGCCAAGGGCTTCCGAGACACAGGGAATGGGAGGCGAGAGAAACG aaAACAACTGACTCTTCAGTCAATGAGAGTTTATGATGACAGGCAGAAAAAAGAGACCTCAGATGAATCTTCCAGCGAGCAAActgcttttaaatgttttgctcAGTCAATCTCTCCTGCTGTGTCTGCTGTGGGTACCTCTAATCTTAAAG ATCTGTGCCCCAGCGATGGAGAGAGCGattctgaaagcaaagaggaccCCATGGAAGCCAATGAAGTTGGGAagatcaccaccaccacagccACCATCGCCCCCAACAGCAGCTCCTCCTTCGGAGGAGGGGATGGGGCAGACTCCCGGGAAGGGGGAAAGAACAGCCCTTCCAAGGCACCCCTTTTCCCACCAGACTCAGCCAGCAGCCAGAGCAGCCGGGAGAGCATCTCAAAAGTGCCTCCAGACTCCCAGCATAGCCCAGCCACCATCTCTTCCAGCACCCTGAATTTGGGCGGTGGAGAAGAACTCAAGAGCCCACCACGGGAGGAGAGCCGGGGCCTGAACAAAGAGCCCTTCACACCCCTAACTGTTCAGACAGACAGTCCTGGGCACCTGGCCCAGGGCCACTTGTCCAACCTAACTTTTCCCCATGGCCTGGCCAACCAACAGTTCTTCAACCCGCTGAGCAACGGGcaccccttcctcctccacccGGGCCAGTTCGCCATGGGAGGTGCTTTCTCAGGCATGGCTGGCATGGGGCCTCTGCTGGCCACAGTCTCTGGGGCGTCGGCGGGAGTTACTGGTCTAGACAACACGGCAATGGCAACAGCAGCTGCCCAAGGATTAACTGGAGTTTCGGCAGCAGCTGCGGCAGCAGCATTGCCTTTCCATCTTCAGCAGCATGTCCTGGCTTCACAG AGCCTGGCCATGTCTCCCTTCGGAAGCCTCTTTCCGTACCCGTACACGTACATGGCGGCGGCGGCCGCGGCCTCGACGGCCTCGTCCAACCCCATGCACCGCCACCCTTTCCTGAGCGCCGTGCGCCCCCGCCTGCGGTACAGCCCGTATCCCCTCTCGGTGCCTCTCCCGgacagcagcggcggcggcggcagcctgCTCACCACCGCCCTGCCGTCGATGACGGGCGGGGCGGAGGGCAAAGCCGGAGCCCTGGCCCCCAGCCCCGGCGCGGGACCTTTGGACTCCTCCGGTTCCGAGCTCAACAGCCGCTCTTCCACGCTTTCGTTCGGTTCGGACAAGGAGGCCACCAGCGAGCTGCAGAACATCCAGCGCTTAGTGAGCGGACTGGAGACGAAGCCGGACAGAGCCGGGAGCGGGTCGCCCTAG